Genomic DNA from Rhodothermales bacterium:
CCGCCTCAAGCGGCTTTGGCATCACCTTCGATGAGTCCAAGACCAAGTGGACCATCGACCGCATGGAGCCCGGCAAGAGCGTATCGCTCGTACTGACCGCACTTGTGGTCAAGGACGGCGAGCTCACGAACTGCACCGAGGTCTGGGACGCGCACCAGAAGGACCGCGATTCCAAGACGGGCGACGAGGCCCACGGCGAACTCGTCGGCGGTCCCGATGCCGAGGACGACCAGGATTGCGCAAGCATCTGGGCGCAGCCGCGCACTATCGACCTCGAGCTCGAGAAAGTGGTCGACAACCCGTACCCGACCGTCGGCGACAAGGTGGAGTTTACCCTCACCCTGAAGAACAACGACGAGTGGGGCACCGTGCGCACGGCCACGGCCACGGGCATTCAGGTGGTGGACTACCTCCCGCACGGCCTGTCCTTCCACAGTGCCTCCCCCAACGGCCACGGTGTGACGTTTGACTCCCACAAACTTACCTGGACCATTGACCAGCTCGAGGCCGGCAAGAGCATCTCGCTTTCGCTGATCGCGACCGTCGACAAGGACGGCGAGTTCACGAACTGCGCCGAAGTCTGGGACGATAACGAAATCGATCGCGACTCGCAGACGGGCGCCGAAGCGCACGGCGAGCTCGTGGGCGGCCCGCATGCCGAGGACGACCAGGACTGTGCCAGCCTCTGGGCGCAGCCGCGCACGATCGACCTCGAACTGACCAAGGTGGTCGACAACCCCTATCCGACTGTCGGTGACAAGGTCACCTTCACGCTGACGCTGAAGAACAACGACCAGCACGGCACGGTGGAGACCGCCACGGCTACGGGCATCCAGGTGGCAGACTATCTGCCCCACGGCCTCTCGCTCCACACGGCAAATGTGCCGGCCGGCACGACGTTCGACAACAGCTCGCTCACGTGGCACGTCGACCAGTTGGCTGCGGGCAAGAGCCTCGCCGCGACGCTGGTTGTGACCGTGGACAAGGAAGGCGAGTTCGAGAACTGCGCCGAAGTCTGGGACGACAACGAGTTCGACCGTGACTCCAAGACCGGCGCCGAGGCCGGCGGCCAGCTCATCGGCAAGGAAGACGACCAGGACTGCGCCGCCCTCTGGGCGAGCCCTGCGCTCATCGACCTCGAGCTGACCAAGACGATGGACAAAACGAACCTGACCGTGGGCGACACGGCCGAGTTTACCATCACGGTCAAGAACAACGACCACGACGGATCGACCGCCAAGGCGACCAATGTCATGGTAGCTGATTACCTACCGCACGGCTTCTGGCTGGTGGAAGGTTCGAGCGACCACGCGCAAGCCAACGGCATCACCTTTGACGACACCAACGTCAAATGGACCATTGAATGGATCGCGCCGGGTCAGAGCGTTGTGCTCAAACTGAAGGCGCGCGCCGAGAAGGCTGGCGAGTTCACGAACTGCGCCGAAGTCTGGGACGCAGACCAGAAGGATCGCGACTCCCAGACGGGCGATGTCGCCGGTGGTGTCCTGATCGGTGACGAAGATGACCAGGACTGCGTCGAGTTCTGGGTGGCCGACAGGCCGCTCATCGACCTGGAGCTGGACAAGTCCATCGACAATGCCAATCCCAAAGTGGGCGACATCGTCACCTTCACCCTCAACGTCACCAACAACGACAAGGAGCACCACCAGACCGTGCCGACAGCGAAGGCGACCAACGTCATCGTCAAGGACTACCTCCCGGCCGGCCTGTGGGTGATTGACGGCGGAAGCGCCCACGCCTCGAACGGCATCACTTTTGACAAGCATGCCGCTACGTGGTACATCGAGTGGATTGCTCCCGGCCAGACGGTGACACTGACGCTCAAGGCCCGCGTAGACCAGAAAGGCGAGTTCAAGAACTGCGCCGAGGTCTGGGATGCGGATCAGAAGGACCGCGACTCGAAGACGGGCGATGAGGCCGGCGGCCAGCTCGTGGGCAATGAGGACGACGACGACTGCGTCGACTACTGGGTGGGTCAGACCACTCCCCCGGTCGGCAAGGGCTCCGTCACCGGTGTTGTCTTCAACGACCTGAACTACAACGGCGTGCTGGATCACGGCGAGCCGGGTCTGAGCGGATTCGAGGTAGACCTCACCGACCTCGGCAAGGACTACGTCTGCGGAGGCGGCGACGACAAGGAGCTGGCCACTGACGACACCGACCACCAGGGCAAGTACGCCTTCTGGGACGTCGACGCCGGTACCTACTGCGTGCGCATCCTGGACATCGCGATCCCGCACGGATTCACCCGTACCTCGCCCGATCCGGTGAAGGTGGTTGTGACCAAAGGCGGCAACGCCGTCGTCAACTTCGGCTTCAAGTCGGGTCACGTGACGCCTCCGCCTCCGCCGCCGAGCGGCGACACGTTGTGCTACCTCGTGGCCGACAATGACGGAAAGGGCCATGGCAGCGCGGATGTGCTCACCCGCCTTACGCAAGGTGCGTATCAGGACGAGGTGATCGGTGGCACGCATACGGAGCTCATCGAGGCCGTCGCCTACAACCCATGGAACAAGCAGCTCTACGCATCCAACGCGCGCTCCCTCGGCACGCTTGACCGGTACACCGGCAAGTTCACCGAGATCGGTGAGTTCGGAGGCGGCGAAGGCGAAGACGGATGGCTGGCGTTCCTGGACGTCGATGGCCTCACCTTCGATCCCTACTCCGGAGTGATGTTCGGTTCGGTTCGCCGCACCGGTCTGCGCGATCTGCTGATCCAGATCGATCCGAAGACCGGCAAAGCAATCACGAACGCGTTCGGTCACGGCATCGACTACCTGGTGATCAAGCCGGAGAGCGGCCACTACTACGGTCCCGAGCTCGACGACATCGACGACCTCGCCGTGGACCCGGAGACCAAGAAGCTCTTTGCGATCAACAACCACGACGGCATGCACAGCCGCCTCGTAGTGATCGACCCGCACACGGGCTGGATCCAGAAGGTGCTTGATCTGCCGATCGAGAACGTGGAAGGTCTGGCTTTCTTCAACAACGGCACGCTCTACGGCACGGCCGGTGAAGGCACCGAGGCGATCGTGGAGATCGACAAGCACAGCCTGCAGGTCAAGGTGCACGCTTCGATCGGCGTAAACGGCAACCGCGACTACGAGTCCATCGACTGCCTCACGGCAGAGCCGTCCTACCTCTCCGTTGCCGTAACGAGCGGCACCGAGGTGGAGCTCTACCGCGACATGGATATCGACGGTACGGTATCTGCGAACGACCTCCTTGTAGCTACCACCACCGCGGAGAACGGTCAGGCCACCTTCGCCGTGGCGGCAACAGGAGCGTTTGTGATGCAGGCCACCGACGCGGGCTCGGCCATGATCGCCGCCGCTTCGGTTGACGGCTACGGGCTGAGTATCACCGCAGATGGCGCCTTCGGTACCTCTACCGAGGCCTCTTCGGAGCTGCCGAGCGGCTTCGGTCTCGCCGGCAACTACCCGAACCCCTTCAACCCGCAGACCACGGTGTCCTTCCGGATGCCGGAGTCCGGTCAGGTTCGCCTCTCGGTGCACGACGTGCTCGGACGCGAGATGGCCGTCCTGGTCGACGGTGTAGTGGGTGCCGGTTCGCACGAAGTCACCTTCGAGGCCGGCGATCTGCCGAGCGGCACCTATATGGCCCGCCTGGCCGGAGCCCTCGGCGTGCAGACGAAAACCATGGTCCTCCTCAAGTAGCGGGACAGGCGGGTTCCGGGTCGGCGGCCCGGAACCCGCGTCCACGCGCCGGACCCCTCGGGTCCGCCGCAACGCCACAGCGCGGCAAGCCGGGCGACACACAGGCCCGGCCGCCGCGCGTTCGCGGCCGCCGTCCGGAAACGGGTTCTGCACCCAACCCGGCGGCCACTCACCTCCCGCTTACAACAGACACACGTATGCGTACCCCCTTCCTCAAGACGCTTCGATCAGGCCTTGCCTCCCTGGCGGCTGCCGCGCTGCTGGCGGCCCCGGCGACGGCAGCGACGGCTGGCGCCGACAACGCCGGTGCCGACCTGAGCATTACCAAGACCGTGTCCAATGCGTCGCCGGCCATCGGCGAGCGCATTGAGTTTACGGTCACGCTCACGAACTCCGGCGAAGCCAGCAACCTGGTGAAGGTGCTGGACCAGTTCAATGACGGCGCCGGTTGCGTGGAGACGATCGGCCAGCCGCAGTTTTCGCACGGCAACTGGATCGGTACGCCCGACGAAGGCTTCCGCTGGACGGGCACCATGGCGGCGGGCCAGACCATGACGGCCACCCAGGCTGCCAGGGTCACCTGCGTCACGCAGTTCTCCAACAAGGCATCGGTCATCAGCTCCGGAAGCAATCCGGACTCCGACACGGTGGGTCACGAGGCAGAAGTCTGGGTCTGGCCGGTCCCTTCCACGGACGTGGAGGTCGTGAAGACCGTCTCTCACACGGACCCGGTCGTCGGACAACGCATGTCTTTCCACCTTACGGTGACCAACCACGGGCCCGCCGTCCAGGGCATCGTGATTCGTGACGTGCTGGCTGACCCCAGCGGCTGTTTCCAGCGCATCAACCAGCCGGAAGTCTCACGCGGGTACGCACAGGTGGGTGACTTCAAGACGACCACCTGGGTGTTGGATCTCGGTGCCGGGGAGTCGGCAACCTTCCGGCAGTTCGGCTGGGTGGCGTGTGCCACCACGTTCACGAACGAAGCCACCGTGGAAAGCGGCGGCTCGCTCCCGGATCTGACACCGGCCAACAATCGCAGCATGGTCATCGTGCGCCCCTCCCAGGGCAAGACCATCGACCTGGAAGTGATCAAGGTCGTCGACAACTCCTACCCGCTGGAAGGAGACATCGTTACGTTCACGATCACGCTCTCGAACAATACCGAGTCCGAGGACGGTCGCACGTTCCCGACCAACGTCGCCCGCGACATCCAGGTCAAGGACTACCTGCCTCATGGGCTGACCCTGGTCGACCACTCGGTGCAGCTCGGTACGTTTGACGAGTCCACGACCACCTGGCATCTCGAAGAACTCAACCCGGGCAAGGCAACCAGTCTCTCCATCCGGGCTCGGGTGGAGGCCGAGGGTGAATACACCAACTGCGCGGAAGTCTGGGACGCGGACATGAAGGACCGCGATTCCACCACCGGTGAGGAAGCCGGTGGACCTCTTGCGGGAGCGAAGCGGCAGGATGATGAGGACTGTGTCTCCCTCTGGGCCGGCCCCCTCCTGGTTGATCTCGAAGTCCAGAAGGTGGTCGACAACGACCGCCCGATCCAGGGTGACATCATCACCTACTCGGTGACGGTGCGCAACCGCGCGGTGGAGCAGGGACGCGACATCCCGACGGCCGACGCAACCAACATCACCATCGCCGACTACCTGCAGCCCGGTCAGCACTATGTCGACGGGTCGGCTACGGTGGGAGGCCCCAACGGCATCACCTTCAACCCCCACAACACCTCCTGGCACATCGAGAGCCTGCGCGCAGGCAAGGCACTTACCCTGGTCTTCCAGGCCGAGATGGTCAATGCCGGAGAGTACTCCAACTGCGCCGAGGTCCACGCAGCGGATCCGCGCGACCGCGACTCCCGAACAGCAGTGGAGGCCGGCGGTCCGTTGGCTTACGGCCACGAGTCGGAAGATGATCAGGACTGCGTCACCGTCTGGGTAACGCCCCGCCGTCCGGACCTGGAGCTGGTGAAGCATGTCTCGAACGAGAACCCTCGCGTGGGCGACTATGTGACGTACTCGATCACGGTCACGAACCGCATGTTCGAGCAGGGTGTCGAGATTCCGACTGCCAGCGCGACCAACGTCGTCATCAAGGACTACTTCTCGAACCGACTCTGGTTTGAGGACGGCTCCGCCACGGATTCTTCCGTGCCCGGGCAGCCCGGTGGCATCACGTTCGACCAGAGTGCATTCACCTGGACCATCGACGAGATTCGTCCCGGCAAGTCGGTGACAGTTTCGTTCCGCGCCCGTGTGGATGACGACGGCGAGATCCGCAATTGCGCCGAGGTTTGGGATGCCGATCAGGGCGATCGCGACTCGCGCTCCGGTGCCGAAGCCTACGGCAAACTCGTGGGCGGCCCCGACGCCGAGGACGATCAGGACTGCGTTTCCATCTTCGTAGACCAGCTGCCCGAGCCCAAGGGCTCCGTTTCAGCCTTCGTCTTCCTCGATGCGGATGTGGACGGCGTCTTCAACCACTACGATACCGGCCTGGGCGGCTTCGAGGTGGATCTCACCACGATTGGTGAAGACCGCACCTGCGGCACCTTCGATGACGTGGAGGTTGCTTCACTCGACTCCGACAAGAGCGGCAACGTGACGTTCTGGGATGTGGAGACCGGCGAGTACTGCCTGCGCATTCTCGACATCACCGTCCCGGCCGGCTACTTCCGCACGACGGCTGCCCGCGTGCCCGTCTGGGTGTCCCGTGGCGCCCATGTCACCGGCATTGAGTTCGGCTTCCGGGAGTCCTATCCCTCCTATCCCCAGGCCCCCTCGGACGATCCGCTCTGCTACCTGACCGGAAATCGTGAGGTGTCGACCTTCGCGCCCGGTGCGCTGTCCGATGTGCGGCTTGCCGGCCTTTCCGATGATGTGGCAGCCGTGGCGTACAGCCCGTGGTCCGAGACGCTGTTTGCCACGGACGGCGAGGCCCTCGGCACTGTGGATGCCCTCACCGGTGCCTTCCAGCGCCTGGGTTACATCGGGTCAGGCGAAGGCGAGGTCGGCCCCCAGCGCTTCGAAAGCGTCACCGGATTGACGTTCGATCCCTTCCAGGGACGCCTGTTCGGCATTGTGGCCCGGGAGGACGCGGCGGATCTGGTCATCGAAATCGATCCCGAAACGGGTACGGCAGTGCGCGGCGCTTTTGGGCCTCGCAACGACTACCTCCTGGTCGGTGGTGACCTTCCGCAGGTGGACGATATCGCGATCAACCCGGTCGACGGCGGTCTCTACGCCGTAGGTACGGCCGACGGCATGAGTGCCCGCATGGCGCGCATCGACCGCACATTCGGCACGGTAAACGAGGTCCGCGACCTGGGCACCGCACGCCTGAACGGCCTCTCGTTCTTCAACAACGGTGAACTCTTTGCATCGACCGCTACCGACGTGCCGCTCCTGATCAACCTGGACATCGGCGTGGACATCTCGATCACCATCGAGGCTACGCTCGGCCAGGGCGCGTATGGCTCAGCCGGCAACGGCGTTGGATACACGGATCCGGGCGCACCGCAGGCACCGGGCCACAACTCCGGGTACGACCCGGGTAGCGGCTCCGGCGGTTCGAACGGCGGCTCCGGCTACGGATCCGGCCTCGACTGCCTGACCGGCCGGGTCAACGCATTGGGCACGATGCTCTTTGCCGACGACAACGGTGACGGCCAGTACCAGACCGGCGAGAGCGGCTTCGCAGGCGTGGGCGTGGACCTGTTCCGCGACATCAATGCCAACGGTACCCTCGATCAGGGCGATGTGCTGGTTGCCCAGTCCCAGACGGGCGACGACGGCCAGGTGGTCTTTGAGACCGCAGCGAACGGCGACTTCCTCATGCAGGTCGTCTCCTCCACGCTGCCCTTCGGCGCGCACACCTCGGCCGCGGGCCCTGTGGCAGGCACCGTCGGAGGCTTCGGCCTCTCGGCCACCGATACCGGCGTGCCGGTAACCGGGGCCCTGTCCACCTCATCCGAGGACGAGCCCGTGAGTGAGCTGCCCGGCGAGTACGCATTGGACGGCAACTATCCGAACCCGTTCAATCCCCAGACCACCGTCAGCTTCAAGCTGCCCGAGTCCGGTGACGTACGCCTGGCCGTGTACGACATCCTCGGCCGGGAAGTGGCGCTGTTGCACCAGGGCAGCCTGTCCGCAGGAACGCACGAAGTGACCTTCCGCGCCGATGCCATGCCGAGCGGCACGTACTTCGCCCGCATGGTCACCAAGGCCGGTGTATTCACCCGCTCCATGATCCTGATCAAGTAGACGCCTCTCCCCGACGGCGACTCGGGGACGACAGAAGGCGTTCCCACAACGGGGCCGGCTCTCCAACAGGGGAGTCGGCCCCGTTGCGTGTTTGCCCCCTCCAGCGGCCCCTGGCGGTTTAGTCGCCCCAATACCGGCCGATACCCGATGAGATTGATCTCTATCGGAGCACGTCATGTCTCGTCGATTCCTGGCCTTGTTGATTGTTTTTGCGCCTGCGTTTGCTGCCTCGGCGCAGACCGGCGGTGCGGAGGACTACTGTTTCCTTGTGGCCGACAACAACGGCGTGCGCTTTGACGCTGACGTGGTCACCCAGGTGGAAAAGGCCACAGGCCTGGAAACCGAGATCGGGATGACCGGCACGCTGAACATCGAGGCCGTCGCGTTCCACCCGTTCGAACCCGGCATTTTCGCGGCCGACGGCGGCCTGCTGGGCACCATCAATGTCGAGACCGGCCGCTTCGCGCCCGTCGGCTGGCTGGGTACCGCCTACGGCGACGAAGGCCCGCTTTCTGCCGGTGACGTGGACGGCATGACGTTCGATCCGACGACCGGAGAGCTGTTCGGCGCGGTGCGCAAGTCTGCATTCGACTTCCTGGTGCAGATCGACCCCGCGAGCGGGCGGGTTGTCGAAGACGCCTTCGGAAGCGGCAAGGACTACGTGCGCGTCAGCTTTGGCTCCACAGACGTGCACGTGGACGACATCGCCATCAGCCCGACCACCGGCGACTTCGTTGCCGTGGTGACTGATGCTGCCGAGAATTCGACTCTGGTCTCGATTGATCGGCAAACCGGCGTGGCCACCACCATCGCCCCGCTGGCCACCCAGGACCTGGAAGGACTCACGTTTGACCCCGCCGGCCGCCTGTTTGCCACACCCGGCGGCGACGGTCCGAACATGGTCGAAATCGACCTGGCGACCGGTAACGCCACCCCGTGGGCAGCGATCGGCGTCAACTCCAACCGCGACTACGAGGCCGTTACGTGCATGGCGCACGGTGCCATGAGTTCTTCTTCGGAGTCGTCCGAGCTCCCGGGTGAAGTTGCCCTGCTGCCGGCCTATCCGAACCCCTTCAATCCTACAACGACCTTCGGCTATACCCTGCCTGTGGGCAGTGACGTGCGGCTGAGCGTGTTCGACATGCTTGGGCGTGAGGTTGAAGTGCTCGAGAGCGGTTTCCGTGCAGCGGGCGCACATGAAGCACGATTCGACGCCTCCGGGCTACCGAGCGGCCTGTACATGTACCGCATCACGGGTCCCGGCTTTGTGCTCACACGGTCGGTTACGCTGCTGCGCTAGCCGGGCCGCTTCACGCCGGCACCACCCAGCGCTCCTCACCGAACTTCGCCGCCCCCGTCGGGATCGTCTCGGCCCCATCGGGCATGGCAATCTCCGGCAACGGCCTGGACGGGTCATCCTTGGGACGCGGATTGGGCTCGGCCCAGATCGTACCGCGCGTCGTGCGCATCACCACGTGATCGCCTGATCGGCCCAGTACCCAGGAGCGATTCAGCGGCACCTTGCCGTAGGGCGTGTCCAGCACGTACACCGGGATCGCAAATCCGGTCAGCGTGCCCTGCAGCGACTCCATGAGCTCCATCCCGTGCTCGATGGACGTGCGCAGGTGACGTGTGCCGCCGATCAGCTGCGCCTGATAGAGGTAGTACGGCCTCACCCGCCTCGCCACCAGACCGGTCAGGAGGGCACGGAGCGCATCGCCCGAATCATTGATGCCACGCAGCAGCACGGTTTGATTGCCGATGGGCACTCCGGCTCGCAGAAGGCGGTCAAGTGCGATGTCCGCCTCTGAGGACAACTCGCGCGCGTGGTTGAAATGAGTGTTCAGCCAGATGCGGTGCTCTCCCAGGATCCCGGCCAGATCCGCGGTGATGCGCTGAGGCAGCTTGACGGGCATGCGGCTGCCCACGCGAATCACGTGCACGTGCGGGACGGAGCGCACAGCTTCCAGGAGTTGTCGCACGCGACCATCGCTGAACGTGAGGGGATCGCCACCGGTCAGCAGCACGTCCCGGATTTCCGGGTGGGCGCGGATATAGGAAACCGCATCGTCCAGCTCTGAGCGGCGCATCATGGCGTCCGCGTCACCCACCATGCGCTTGCGCAGGCAGTACCGGCAGTAGATCGCGCACTCGGACGTGACGCAGAATGCCACACGATCCGGGTAGTTGTGGATCAGGTTCTTGACCGGGCTGTGGGCCACCTCCTCAAGCGGATCGACGACCCCCACCAGGTCCGGTTCACATTCCTCGGCCAGGGGTACGACCTGGCGGCGAACCGGACACGCCGCGTCCTGAGGGTCCATCAGGGACGCGTAGTGCGGCGTGATATTCCATCGGAAGATCCCGTCCGTCTCCCGGATTCCGTGCAGCTCCTGAGAAGTCGGCTCAATCCACTGCGACAGGGCGTCCGCACTGGAGACACGATGCCGCATGTGCCATCGCCAGTCGTCCCAGTCGGTTTGGGAGACGTGATCAGGTCGTGGCATGCTGCACGTAGTTCGGACCGGCCTCACGCATCGCGCGGTCCAGGGCCTGTTCGAGCACGCCCGCCAGCCAGACGGGATAGGACTGGCCCATGAGCTCGGCCAGCACGGCGAACGTGCCGTCCGGTGCGAAGGTGGGCAGAGGATTGATCTCCAAAAACCACGGTGTGCCGTTCGCGTCCACCCGGAAATCAACGCGCGCAAAGTCCCGGCATCCCAGAGCGCGAAACACCTGCAGCGACATGACCTGCATCTCTTCCTCCAGGTCCGGGTCAATGCTGCCTTCGAGGGTCCACCCCTCCACGCCGTGGCGCTCCAGGGCATGACTGCCGATTCCCGTGTCGGGGTCGACGGCCCGTTGCAGTTTTGGCAGGGCCTGCGGCGGACAGCCGACGACGGCCACGGTATACTCGCCCCCGCCCTGCACGAATGTCTCCACCAGTGCGTCCTGATCGTAGGTGGCGTGAATGTGGGCCACCTCCCGGGCGAGGGACCCTGCGTCAGAGACCACGCTTG
This window encodes:
- a CDS encoding KamA family radical SAM protein, encoding MPRPDHVSQTDWDDWRWHMRHRVSSADALSQWIEPTSQELHGIRETDGIFRWNITPHYASLMDPQDAACPVRRQVVPLAEECEPDLVGVVDPLEEVAHSPVKNLIHNYPDRVAFCVTSECAIYCRYCLRKRMVGDADAMMRRSELDDAVSYIRAHPEIRDVLLTGGDPLTFSDGRVRQLLEAVRSVPHVHVIRVGSRMPVKLPQRITADLAGILGEHRIWLNTHFNHARELSSEADIALDRLLRAGVPIGNQTVLLRGINDSGDALRALLTGLVARRVRPYYLYQAQLIGGTRHLRTSIEHGMELMESLQGTLTGFAIPVYVLDTPYGKVPLNRSWVLGRSGDHVVMRTTRGTIWAEPNPRPKDDPSRPLPEIAMPDGAETIPTGAAKFGEERWVVPA
- a CDS encoding DUF11 domain-containing protein, with amino-acid sequence MRTPFLKTLRSGLASLAAAALLAAPATAATAGADNAGADLSITKTVSNASPAIGERIEFTVTLTNSGEASNLVKVLDQFNDGAGCVETIGQPQFSHGNWIGTPDEGFRWTGTMAAGQTMTATQAARVTCVTQFSNKASVISSGSNPDSDTVGHEAEVWVWPVPSTDVEVVKTVSHTDPVVGQRMSFHLTVTNHGPAVQGIVIRDVLADPSGCFQRINQPEVSRGYAQVGDFKTTTWVLDLGAGESATFRQFGWVACATTFTNEATVESGGSLPDLTPANNRSMVIVRPSQGKTIDLEVIKVVDNSYPLEGDIVTFTITLSNNTESEDGRTFPTNVARDIQVKDYLPHGLTLVDHSVQLGTFDESTTTWHLEELNPGKATSLSIRARVEAEGEYTNCAEVWDADMKDRDSTTGEEAGGPLAGAKRQDDEDCVSLWAGPLLVDLEVQKVVDNDRPIQGDIITYSVTVRNRAVEQGRDIPTADATNITIADYLQPGQHYVDGSATVGGPNGITFNPHNTSWHIESLRAGKALTLVFQAEMVNAGEYSNCAEVHAADPRDRDSRTAVEAGGPLAYGHESEDDQDCVTVWVTPRRPDLELVKHVSNENPRVGDYVTYSITVTNRMFEQGVEIPTASATNVVIKDYFSNRLWFEDGSATDSSVPGQPGGITFDQSAFTWTIDEIRPGKSVTVSFRARVDDDGEIRNCAEVWDADQGDRDSRSGAEAYGKLVGGPDAEDDQDCVSIFVDQLPEPKGSVSAFVFLDADVDGVFNHYDTGLGGFEVDLTTIGEDRTCGTFDDVEVASLDSDKSGNVTFWDVETGEYCLRILDITVPAGYFRTTAARVPVWVSRGAHVTGIEFGFRESYPSYPQAPSDDPLCYLTGNREVSTFAPGALSDVRLAGLSDDVAAVAYSPWSETLFATDGEALGTVDALTGAFQRLGYIGSGEGEVGPQRFESVTGLTFDPFQGRLFGIVAREDAADLVIEIDPETGTAVRGAFGPRNDYLLVGGDLPQVDDIAINPVDGGLYAVGTADGMSARMARIDRTFGTVNEVRDLGTARLNGLSFFNNGELFASTATDVPLLINLDIGVDISITIEATLGQGAYGSAGNGVGYTDPGAPQAPGHNSGYDPGSGSGGSNGGSGYGSGLDCLTGRVNALGTMLFADDNGDGQYQTGESGFAGVGVDLFRDINANGTLDQGDVLVAQSQTGDDGQVVFETAANGDFLMQVVSSTLPFGAHTSAAGPVAGTVGGFGLSATDTGVPVTGALSTSSEDEPVSELPGEYALDGNYPNPFNPQTTVSFKLPESGDVRLAVYDILGREVALLHQGSLSAGTHEVTFRADAMPSGTYFARMVTKAGVFTRSMILIK
- a CDS encoding DUF11 domain-containing protein, which translates into the protein MLEDSYAMYTSNPIKTRSRASIADFTAWALFALLLLAVALPAAAQTSGKVDLELSKVVDKQFAAVGEDVVYTITVSNKPAHGQANKATNIIVKDYLPHGLTALQHSATTGGEHGITFNHSTLTWTIEWLNAGQSVDLQFKARVNQVGEFKNCAEIWDADQKDIDSKTGAEAYAALAGLHLGEDDEDCAEFWAVNTGSISGMVFDDVNGDGVFNAHESGLLGFEIDLNEIGNDHTCGTHDDKEVASVDSDAAGNYAFWDVIPGTYCVEIDDITIPHGFQRTTENPVKVKVGAGEDVTGIKFGFQKPRIDLELEKVVDNERPTVGDKVTFTLTLKNNDVDAHGKKVATATATGIQVADYLPHGLTFHSASSGFGITFDESKTKWTIDRMEPGKSVSLVLTALVVKDGELTNCTEVWDAHQKDRDSKTGDEAHGELVGGPDAEDDQDCASIWAQPRTIDLELEKVVDNPYPTVGDKVEFTLTLKNNDEWGTVRTATATGIQVVDYLPHGLSFHSASPNGHGVTFDSHKLTWTIDQLEAGKSISLSLIATVDKDGEFTNCAEVWDDNEIDRDSQTGAEAHGELVGGPHAEDDQDCASLWAQPRTIDLELTKVVDNPYPTVGDKVTFTLTLKNNDQHGTVETATATGIQVADYLPHGLSLHTANVPAGTTFDNSSLTWHVDQLAAGKSLAATLVVTVDKEGEFENCAEVWDDNEFDRDSKTGAEAGGQLIGKEDDQDCAALWASPALIDLELTKTMDKTNLTVGDTAEFTITVKNNDHDGSTAKATNVMVADYLPHGFWLVEGSSDHAQANGITFDDTNVKWTIEWIAPGQSVVLKLKARAEKAGEFTNCAEVWDADQKDRDSQTGDVAGGVLIGDEDDQDCVEFWVADRPLIDLELDKSIDNANPKVGDIVTFTLNVTNNDKEHHQTVPTAKATNVIVKDYLPAGLWVIDGGSAHASNGITFDKHAATWYIEWIAPGQTVTLTLKARVDQKGEFKNCAEVWDADQKDRDSKTGDEAGGQLVGNEDDDDCVDYWVGQTTPPVGKGSVTGVVFNDLNYNGVLDHGEPGLSGFEVDLTDLGKDYVCGGGDDKELATDDTDHQGKYAFWDVDAGTYCVRILDIAIPHGFTRTSPDPVKVVVTKGGNAVVNFGFKSGHVTPPPPPPSGDTLCYLVADNDGKGHGSADVLTRLTQGAYQDEVIGGTHTELIEAVAYNPWNKQLYASNARSLGTLDRYTGKFTEIGEFGGGEGEDGWLAFLDVDGLTFDPYSGVMFGSVRRTGLRDLLIQIDPKTGKAITNAFGHGIDYLVIKPESGHYYGPELDDIDDLAVDPETKKLFAINNHDGMHSRLVVIDPHTGWIQKVLDLPIENVEGLAFFNNGTLYGTAGEGTEAIVEIDKHSLQVKVHASIGVNGNRDYESIDCLTAEPSYLSVAVTSGTEVELYRDMDIDGTVSANDLLVATTTAENGQATFAVAATGAFVMQATDAGSAMIAAASVDGYGLSITADGAFGTSTEASSELPSGFGLAGNYPNPFNPQTTVSFRMPESGQVRLSVHDVLGREMAVLVDGVVGAGSHEVTFEAGDLPSGTYMARLAGALGVQTKTMVLLK
- a CDS encoding T9SS type A sorting domain-containing protein, which translates into the protein MSRRFLALLIVFAPAFAASAQTGGAEDYCFLVADNNGVRFDADVVTQVEKATGLETEIGMTGTLNIEAVAFHPFEPGIFAADGGLLGTINVETGRFAPVGWLGTAYGDEGPLSAGDVDGMTFDPTTGELFGAVRKSAFDFLVQIDPASGRVVEDAFGSGKDYVRVSFGSTDVHVDDIAISPTTGDFVAVVTDAAENSTLVSIDRQTGVATTIAPLATQDLEGLTFDPAGRLFATPGGDGPNMVEIDLATGNATPWAAIGVNSNRDYEAVTCMAHGAMSSSSESSELPGEVALLPAYPNPFNPTTTFGYTLPVGSDVRLSVFDMLGREVEVLESGFRAAGAHEARFDASGLPSGLYMYRITGPGFVLTRSVTLLR